Within the Salvia hispanica cultivar TCC Black 2014 chromosome 4, UniMelb_Shisp_WGS_1.0, whole genome shotgun sequence genome, the region aaagaaattaattaataaaagtcagATAGCAGacttgatattaattaatggatatttatatctttaacacgggaaatgatttaattaaagaggaAGTCCCGGAATACTCGTAATTTCGGTTTGgacgggcagtcaatattatatctatagtggatgataataatatttaagtttgggcttgaattaaattagttttaatttaattagtgaaagCCTGAATTGTGGCCCAATCCAATCCTCCATAGATCCCTGGTCtggcccaaaataattaacttaatataaaagggagaagaagagaagacaGAATTAATTCTACCGATATTTTTAGTTCTCTGCAATCTGTGAGAGAAATATCGATTTCTAGGGTTCTTCTTCCTTAGAGATTTCTGTCTCCAATTCTTCTCCGGCTTTTGAGGATttgacaagctttgcccacaCAAAGGTCAATTCCAAGTTAAAGGGAACAgatcagaagatccgtggtagAGATCGATTGAAGAAGGAGTTCGAATTCAATTGCTTGAATTCATACGGTAAATCGTTCTAtttaattgcatatatattcAGTATGATCTTGATTATATGCTTATGAACATGTTTCTAGTTTACAATCAGATAAAAGCATGTTTAGATGTAAATCTttcaatcaaactaaatagattTCCGCTGCAAAACCAACaatcttgattttgatttgctACGACTTTTATCTCTGCCTTTTTTGCCTTTATTTTTGCTTCTCCCCCTGTCTTCGGTAACCAAAACCTCTGACTGCGATGAAGAACCCTACGACCGTCTTCTCACCTCTTCATTTAACACTCCATTCTTGGCGATTTCCAAAGTCACAATACCACTGGGAGCTGAATTAATAAGTGAAATCCTTAGAGTTTCCCAAGAATCTGGTAGAGTAGCAAGCAACCAAAGTCCTACAATCTCATCATCTAATGTGACCCCCATGCCGAGTAATTGAGTTAATGAACTCTGAAACTCACTCACATGATCAGCTATAGATGTTCCATCTTTGTATCtcaacatcatcatcttcttaaGTAAGAATAATTTGTTATTGCCTGACTTGGAAGCATACAAATTTTCAAGCTTATCCCATAGTGTGCGAGCATGTGTCTCTTGATCAACGTGGTGATAAACATTCTCTTCAACAAATTGCCGAATAAAGCCACACACTTGATGATGTTCAAACTCCCATTCTTCATCACTTTTAGACTCGGGTTTTTGAGTAGCAAAAACTGGAAGATGCAAAGCTTTCACAAAAAGTTGAGTTGGGCTCTCACATAATTAgcattaaagaaaaaagaaatatgccCATTTATTTTGGGCCAACTTGAGTTGGGCTCTCACATAATGGGACCAGCCCAACATTTTGGGGGGTAACACAAGGAAAACAAAACTTCCATGGGGAAATGGAAAGGGAGAAGAGCCTCTTCACCTAGTGGAAGCCTCGCGCCGCGCCCTCCTCAGCCTTGCTGAGTCCCAAGAGAAATCAAGTTATTTTTGGCAGTTTGTCAAGAAATATAATCAACCCAAGGTAGAAAATGAAAGCTCAAGAGCTGTGTGGAAAGTGCTGAACAGTCCGTTTCGGTCGGTGACGGATCTCAAAGCAAAGGGCATCCATTTTCGGCGGAGTTCATATTGCTTGACGGACTTCAAGTTCCTCTCCTTCGCCTTCTACGCTCAACTCCAACTTCCTTCCTTCTACGTAACACACAATGCCAAAGTGTACTTCTCAAATATGATTGCGTTCGAGATGTCTCCCGAGACACACACAGACTATGCTGTAACGACTTACTTTAATTTCATGAAACCGCTGATCCACAATGCTAATGATGTGAAAGTGCTGCGGGAGAAAGGCATATTGTACAGCTTGTTGGCGAGCGATGAAAAGGTGGTTGAATTGTTTAAAAGCATCGACACTTATGGATACTCAAACTTTGGCCTTTTTCGTGACGTGAAGATGAGGATTGAGGAGCACTGCAACAACAAAGCGAGGACGTGGATGGCTGATCTCCTGAACACCAAATTTCAGAGCCCATGGACTGTTATAGCTCTTGTCACGGCCACGTTTTTGCTATGTCTTACTTTTTTGCAAACTTACTTTACAATTAATCCACGCGATTGAACACTGCCAGTTGATCTACACGACCATGGCTAGAGACTTGTCTGGCATCAACGAGGTtgatttgtattatttttttaatttcattttctaaaagagggaacatcttttttggtccacgaactttgccaaagtatcattttagatccgtgaactttgaaaatatcatttaagGTCCATtaactatgggttaatatcatttgaagtacttttttactatttccaagtttttctggacgaaaataccctcaataccttaaaggatatatattcttaataaacttatcatatactcatatttttttattaatatttttacaatatatttttgatgaatttgaccttcaatatttatcacttaattttgtgacatgcaaatgcaagtaaaattatttcttcaattttttatattaaagaatttttaaattgaataaagaactttctttaataataataaaaattaaataaggatattttcttgcatgtcacaaaattaagtgataatattgaaggttgaataaagaacttttctttaataataaaaaattaaattaggatattttcttgcatgtacaaaattaagtgattatattgaaggtcaaattatatttagaaaattcatcaaaaatatatagtaaagatatttataaaaaaatatgagtatatgataagtttattaaaaaaatatacctaaaagatattgagggtattttcgtccagaaaaacttgaaaatagtaaaaaagtacttcaaatgattttAACtaatagttgatggacctcaaatgataatttcaaaattcacagacctaaaatgatactttggcaaagttcgtggaccaaaaaagatgttccctctttctaaaattatgtaattttttttaagttttgtaattttagtttttatgaatgaaatatttaacatTTGTCATAATAACACATTTAATcgaaagtataaaaaataattgtcaaTAGTGTAAgtgtttaatactccatatagtaCTCCGTGTTTTTGCATGCACGAGTGTAATCACGTGATGACGTGAATAGTGCAAGTATATTGTGATGTAGATGACGTAATATCCAAATGCAAAACAAGCAAACTAAATTTGGCGCTATTATCTTTTATCGAGGGAGGccgattatatatataattgatttgCTAGTTCAATTGTTTAATTAGGTTCACATTGTCATAAAGTTagtcattatatatataattgatgatTGATTTGCTAGTCCATCTGTTCATTACTTTAATTAGGTTCATATTACAGATCGATTAGCTTTATAACAACCGGGTGAAATGGTGGAAAATGAAACTGAATATTGCTAAACAATAACCATCCTCCGAACAATTCATTAATAGAGTTAGGTAACGAGGGAAACATTGTCAAAGATAGAACattaatctatacatatataaaagacgagttttggccttaatattaaatatttattagtttttgggtttaaatttaaatatttagaacTTTTGGGCAAATCTAGATATTTGTAGTAAGTATAATGAATATAATGTGTAATGAATGTCATGAAATAATTTAGCCATAGCAGTTACACATATTTAATTGGGTCACTGATTAAATCATAATGTGATACCTTTtgaaacgtttttcttctataaactatttacacatttttaaaaaactataGCCAATTTCActaaataatgattaatgatATGATTAATGATTTATGCGTTTTTTACAAAACCACTTAGGCGTTTCCTAATTGATACTATTTGTATTAATTGTTAGGAGTATTGATTAACTATATAAATGAGGGATTTTTTTGTGAGGTATGATGGAATTTGAAaggtttaaaatattgatgttGTCTTTGGTTtgtatctataaatacatgttcTTTAGTTGTGAAATTATCTTCTCAGTGtggttttgtatttttttttgtttgcgtTTCTCGACGGCATATTGTATTAGGGAATGGGGTGGAGGGGTCGTAGACGAGGGACGGTTGATGATGTGGTGGCCTTTATATGTAGCATCATTTTTATGTCGGCAGACGCGTGCccaatttgcattttttagtttaatcttttttgatatttttatgattattagtTTGGTTAattgtatattatatttattctatgtTTGAGATTAAATGTGTAATATGTAAATAGTCGTAACCTACAAATGTTAATCTTATCTGCTAGAAGAATATTGATATTGACAACATTTACATGCATTGTTTTCTCTGCAGGTGTTTAGTcgaaaataataccaagagcAACACATTGGTAGAACCCGTAATGCTTCGCATATTTTCTAAGAAACAGCATTGTTCCTGGTTTTCCAAGCAACAATTTACatgcttatttttttccaattaattatgttttcgttccgtttcattttattaattatattttttgtttcttaacattttttaattatattttttgttttttccattcattttaatatatcaattttgataaaacatcatatttgtttctaatattatatgaacttattggtattttttttctttttagttatattgttcatttctttccatccactttcattcattactatatttttcttttttagattGATGTTACcaccattttctttatttttgtattttaataattataattataatttagcAATAATTAGATTTTTAGTCTATCTATGTTACTTTATAGTTGatccatattaaaaaatttatgttgaaattataattgcctaatttttttatacatatctATAAGTAGGTTGAGCCATATGAAAGTATTGTTCCTAACTTCCTATTGGTAAATAgaatgtataatttaatttttctttaattttattgaaaactaTACAAATTGTTGGACGAAACTAGCTatacatattgattattgattttatgtattgcaaattgattttgttccttTTTAAAGTTATGGTATTTTATGGTAGTTTTAGGTGAGGCGGGGGACTTTGGAGATGACAAACGAGTTATTTTACCTATGGGTTCTGTTGGAGAGTGACGAgttgtgaagaattgaaggttttactttataatgatgaggttgtttttaattttaaagttaatgtagtgtataaagaagtttttaaaaattatgagtaattatccattgtttaattttttattgtgacAGCTTTTTATCTTCttactccatgatttaatgtttaaaacattatataatgtgatttgtttcactttattatgcttcaatatagatttgtatagatttttaattctcatataactaaaattgtaactcatattgttcattgttaatattgattctaattttttttaattaatttaaaattgaaaattaatattttaaaatattgttcattgttaatattgattctaattttgtttaattaatttaaaattgaaaattaatattttaaaatatactccatgtcccgctttagcagtcccatttcttctctatattattctctctcttaacttaccatttcttctctttaactattttttatcatttttacaaaaagatgacagaaaagtcaatgggactgataaagcgggacggagggagtaataatctGTGCTGATGCGACActagtacaaaataaaagcgccacaatttatataaattgcGCTTGAATATGATAATGGAAAATGAttgttcaaaattaaataattagactTAGGGTGTGTTTGGTTATGCTGGAAAGCCATGTTAGTGGCTTTTATCTTGATATTCCATGTGTTTGGTTATGCTGTTTTCGTAACAGCATGGCCCAATAAAAAAGTCCAGGCCCGAGTTTTGAATCAAGAAACATGCTGAATTCGTATATTGACCAGAGGCAACGATTGTGTTTATGCCTCGAAGCTCGGACCCAGTTATCACCTTGAAATTACCTTACTCTCCCTCATCAATGCCCCTCATCTCCCCATCGTCAAAACTGCCTTTGAAGCCCTCTCGTTTCACTCCCTTCTCAAAAGCGTAGGTGTGCCCTCGGTTACAATAGCATATTTCTTCGACAAGATCTGAAAGACGAAGGCCAGCAGTTGAATTGGAGAGTCAATTTGAACAAGGTGGGTCTCGATCCATCGCTTTTTTCCTGTAATTACCGTCATATTCTTCGACGGAAATTAAATTGTGCCAACACAATGCTTGCAAAGTGGAGGAATGACTAACCGCCGTCGTTTGGTAGAGGACGTCGAACGGAAAAAATTACACACTGTTGTGACCTCTGTTGTGTGGGTGTTCTCCTTCTCCTTGCAACAATCTCGACGGCGGGAATAATGAGAGGGAAATGTAGATTTTAATATGTAGGGTTGGAGGGCAAAACTTAAATTTACCCATTTGGTGCACGGCAATTTCGACAAAGTTTAGGTTTATCTTGATATCAATTAGCACAAACCAAACCCTTGAAAACAAATCTAACCCCCTAATATTCACAACCAAACGACCGAGCAAGAAAACAAATCTTCTAGAAAAAAAACTCCTTTTCTCGGTCCCTTATTTTTCTGGAGTTAGGTGGCTGTGTAACCAAACACACCCTTGGATTTAAATCAAAGCAATTTACAAGCAAAAGTATCTGTATCTACATACAGAATTACAAATAGTTGTGTTTCAATTGTTAGCATGTTTGTGCGTATCTGATGTTATTAGAGCAATGACACCTCTATACATGGGAAAATTTAAATCTTATATTTACATTACTCGTTGATGCAGAACGTGCTATAGAATGGCTGGACTAGAAagttaattagaaaaattttCGTTTCTTGAAAACGaaatatgttatttatatttaacattGACTTCATAACAATAAAATTCACTATTAATAACTGGCTACGAAATCCTatgaattcaaattaaaataaacctaAACTAagatactataaaaaataaatctaaaaagGTAGTAAAAGAAATTTAGTCCTCTAAACGATGTATAATGGCCAAAATCCATTGTAAATCATGGCGATTTACTATTTTGAAACCAAAACACTGAGtaagaaatatttaataacTAATTCAAACtcataaaaagataataaaaaaattagataattatttttgggctaaaaatattatcgaattaaataattaaattagattgaaaaaatagatggatttttaaattagtattattatataattaaataattagtgaagttttttaacaatttcacATCAATGAATATTTCTTTCCTAAATGTTACTAATAAGGTTTTATCTTATGGAAATCTCCTAATTATCTGGatattgttgaaaaataaGGGTCATTCAAAATTAACGAGTGTTACTTTCATAcgaattatgtaaatttatcaatttaaatgTGGAAAGTGTAATTTATTCAACAACTTGCATTTGATATATGTCAAAATGTAAAAGTCTATATAAAGTGagttacaatattttaatccTCACTACAACAAGAATATCAtaggaaaaaagaaatcataCGCCAAACAATTCAAGAATATCATGGCTTCTCAAAAGTCACTATTATTTCTCATTCTTTTGTTGACTGTAGTGGGTTAGCAACTTAGCATCTCTTCTCTAAGATcgaaattaatttcataattatttatactattgtttttccatttgGAGCATATCCTTATAATAGTGTTTAGACTtgttttacttaattaattaatagagtattttttataaacacAGCAAGCTCATCAAGTCTTATTGTAAATAAGCCTTGCAAATCCTTTGAAGATTGCAAATATCTAGCTCCTATTTGCGAAAAGATTACCCCCCAACTGCCGATTTGTATTAAGAATCGTTGCGAATGTGGTGAATCATTGCGAAAAGCTCAATGTAATTATACTcaactttcaatatttattgtatatgctacttgttatttaaattcaatatttttgcaGTTGGTCAAAGATGCAGAAGCGTCGAGGAGTGCAAAATAGAATGCCAAGTGGGTGTGAAGAAGTGCGAAAATTTCAAGTgcatttgtaaaatatattgaGGCGTAATTAGGAGATACTATTGCAATTACAAAAGTTTCTTCTAAAAAAAGGCCAATaacattgttttgttttggtgCTTCAAATACCTATAAaggaataaattaatgaattatattGGAGATTTTGTTGACAAACTAATAAATTTGTGAGCCTTATAATATGTTGTTGTTATCGTtatactttctattttagaatatagtatattgcaaaaatttcaaatttcgaTAGCAAAGAGAATCATTACTTGTCTAGGTAGAGATATCAAGTGGGCCGGCCCAGCCCAGCCCGGTGTGGGCCGGCCCAGGCCCGGCCCGTTAGTGAAATGGAACGGGTCTGGGCTGGGCTTTGTTGTTTAATCGGGCCCCAATTGGACTGTTTTCTAAACCCAGGACCGGCCCGGGCCCAGGACAGCCTGAAGCCCGGCCCAAGCCCAGGACCGGCCCAGGCCCAGGCCCAGCCCATGACAACTCACTTATGTAATTAGTAGGTAAATTTGTTCCATATGtcatttcaatatttcaagTGTTCCACTTTttaataacttttaaaagaataatgcatacaatcaaataatataaatttattgttacTTTTACACCACCGAGTTATTTGGCATAATTGATGAATTCAATTAACAACATCATGTGAactaatatattgatttacaTAGAGTTGACTATTCTTTTCCTTTCATGATTAATTGAtcttatttttagatttaatcataatttgcataattatagGGATTACTTGTTCACTAATATATCCTATAATTAATCGTGTAATTGTGTTAtgaaaaatttgatttgtataATTGTAGAGACTAATTGttacttaatttttctttatgaaaaatatttccataatTATAGTGATGGAATAGTTAATTAAGCGTATGCCTtagatatatatgtatataaattatatattgtttaaatactatattttaagaTCCAATATTGATGCATTCAATTACTAAacctaaatcaaaattataaacaaaatttatttccataacCATAGTGATTAGTTAACtaatttttctctataataaTAGTGGATCATATtcttagaataaaattaatcgtATTTTCATATCAATAGAGATTCTTTGTCAATTAATTTCTCTTTacaaaatagtaaattgtAAAGTTAAAAGTAGTGATTTACGTAATTATAgatctattaaaaataattccataattatagtgatgaattagtgaaattttTATAAGTGTTAGATTAGTAGATTTTGATTACAGATTTTGAGGGATTATATAAAACTATGTGGATATTTTTGCTTgtatataaatcaatatacATATCAAGAcattaatatggagtatattttatgagtGTATATATGCGTGTAGTATGTTCTTATGTtgaatcctaaatttgtgGGAAATGTATTTATGTGcctatatatactactactattatttcaatatattttgagtAGATTTGAcaataaatcacatatttttaactctacccaatattccaattaacATATGTAAGTTGGCCCAGGACCGGCCCGGCCCAGGACCGGCCCATTTATTAACTGGGCTGGGCTCATCTATGCAAACCAAAACCCAGGCCCGGCCCGACCCGTTCTAGACATGGGCCTGGGCTGGGCTGGGCTGGGCCTAAATATCATCGGGCCTGACCGGGTCCGGGCCGGGCTGGCCGGCCCGGCCCACTTGACACCTCTATGTCTAGGTCATAACATATtaagaacaaaatcaaactTAATTATGGCTTAGATTGTAGTTCACTTTTGTAATTGTAACCATCCCACgccttattttattgaataaccTTATATTCTTATTTAGTGCTTatggaaataatatatagagCAATAAATAaaggtataaaaaaaatctgcaTATACATAATgtttcccaaaaaatattaaaagtattTTCTAGATATTCGCCGATGGCTACTAAGGTTGTATTGTAGTAAgtgatatacatatattaaagacattttttcttaaaaaggGCAATTATATTCTTAGTCATTTATATGGTGATTCTAATATCTATCgaagaatttataaattgaagatTTTCTCTCCAAATCCATAAATTTGTGAGTTGTTATATGATTGTGTTAGTCTATTTTATAACTATACTTTTTATTCGAATATACATAAGAGATTTTTAATTTCGATAGCAAAGTAAATTCTTACTTATAGAAGACCATAAAATATtgaggataaaataaatatttaaaataaactagTTAACAAATTCATAGCTTAAGATGTTCTTATGGGTGATTAATACAAGCTATTGAGTGAATTGATGTGTTAAGTATAGGTTTTCACCCACTTATTTGTCATATAGGTGATTTAATGAGTTTGTCGAAGTTttaaagtaaaaacatgttaaaACGAGCTTAAACGAAGTTCAAGGAGCCAAGACAGTAAGAATGCTCGAGCTGTGCGACTGGAAAGCCTGGTTCGGCGTTTTGCACAAAGAACGCAAGGAGTCCAAAGACTTCGCCTGGCCAGGCGTTTGACACGGAGAATCGAGATGCCGTGAGTTCGCCTGGTCGGGCATTTGACGACTTACGCATTGCCCGACCGAGCGATTACCTCTGACGCCTAATTTTGCCCATTTTCTCACTCGAAGTATAAATAGAGCTCACACACTCGATCTCCTCAACTTTGACACGCACAATTGAGGTTGAGAATCAAATATGGAAGGTGAATTGAAGGCCAAGAAGCTTCATCCACCCAAGAGATTGAAGGAGAAGACTTCCCACCAGCAATTCCACCCAATGGGAGTAGCTATTGCTTTGTTTACCAtgttttcttctattttcatAGATTTGTCTTTGTTCATGGAAGCTATTATGAGTGGCTAAGTATTTAGTAGGGTTTTGGTGAAGATTCAATGGATTGTAAGGATTATTCTTGTGGTTTGATGCTTCTCTATCTCATTTCATGGTTTTGTTGGTTAATTGTGcatttactctctctgtcccactttaagagtcacatttgagttcggcacgtgttttaagaaatgtaaaggaagtTGGTAAAAAACATAGTGAAATGCaggtcttacttttatatattagttttagataaaatgtgagaggaaaaatattagtgtaaTGTGAGgcatattaccatttatggaatattccaaccagAACTCCTAAAGTGACACAGCGAAAAGTGGTAAACCGGGACTGCTAAAGtgagatagagagagtataatttaattgtttagcTACCAACTAGATTTCATTGTATTGTTATCATAATCGAGAGATGCATGATTAGGTGTGTTATAACAACTACATGACATTTTGCATTCAAGAGAAGCAAGAGCTACAGATAGGGTTTGACTCTTTAGAGTTAGGGGGGTTACCTTTGAATTGTAGGGAGAAGATTCCGACATTAGAGGTTAATCCACATGTTAggtgcactcgagagagggccTGACTAATTGTAGTGACTTTGCTAGCCATGGATGAGGTTCATATAGATAAGCATGTTCCCTATGTGAAATCCCGTAATCCATTGCAATCGGATCCAAAGCCATATCCTCGCAATCTTGAGCATATCCTCTCAATCTTGTGTGAAACTCGTTCATTACTTGCTTTGTTAAATTCATTTGCTGGTTAAATTG harbors:
- the LOC125221315 gene encoding uncharacterized protein LOC125221315, whose amino-acid sequence is MCLLINVPNILGGNTRKTKLPWGNGKGEEPLHLVEASRRALLSLAESQEKSSYFWQFVKKYNQPKVENESSRAVWKVLNSPFRSVTDLKAKGIHFRRSSYCLTDFKFLSFAFYAQLQLPSFYVTHNAKVYFSNMIAFEMSPETHTDYAVTTYFNFMKPLIHNANDVKVLREKGILYSLLASDEKVVELFKSIDTYGYSNFGLFRDVKMRIEEHCNNKARTWMADLLNTKFQSPWTVIALVTATFLLCLTFLQTYFTINPRD